Within the Desulfatibacillum aliphaticivorans DSM 15576 genome, the region AAAGCAGACGCCTGGCCTTGTCCAGATTCACGTTGTCCGGCCAACTGTTCAAAGGCGCCAGACGCTGGCTGCCGGATCCTGCGCCTCCCCGGCCGTCGCCCATGCGATAGGTGCCTGCACTGTGCCAGGCCATGCGGATAAAGAGAGGGCCGTAATGGCCGTAATCCGCCGGCCACCATTCCTGAGAATCGGTCATCAATGTATACAGGTCTTCCTTGACCGCTTTTAAGTCGAGCTTTTTGAATTCCTCGGCGTAATTGAAATCGCCGCCCATGGGGTTGCTTTTGGATGATTGTTGATGAAGAATATTAAGGTTCAACTGGTTGGGCCACCAGTCTTGATTGGACGTTCCGCCGCCGGCGACGGGTTTGCTGGTTTTGCCTGTTACAGGGCACTTGCCGTTTTCACTCATGACGTGTCCTCCTTTTGGGCTATAGGGTTAGGCTTGGCTGCGCATTGCTTGCATATTCCAACGACTTCCAAATGGGCTCTGTTTATGGAACCAAAGTCTTTGACGGATTCGGGGATCTTTATCCCATCCAACTCCTCGCTGTAAAAATCCCGCGTCAAACCGCAACGGGAACAAACAAAATGATGGTGGTTTTCCATGTTGGCGTCAAACCGGGTCCTGTCCCGGGATGCTCCAAGGGTGGAGATCAAACCCAAATCAAGAAGCATCCACATGGTCCTGTACACCGTATCCAGCGACACCGTCGGAAGGCGTTCGCGCACTCGCTCATAAACCGTTTCGACATCCGGGTGATCAACGGACGAAGCAATCTCCCGGAAAATCTCCAACCGCTGGATGGTTTTTTTGACCCCGGCCTCGCTGATGGCTTTTTCAAAACGGGCCATTCGTTCATTTGTTTCCCTGAACGATATCTCCATATTTGAATCCTTCTGCAATTGATAATCGGTCTTATTTAAGAATATATTCTGATTAGAGTGGTGTCAAGATAAGTTTCGTTGGTTTTTCATTAAAATCATGTTGCATTTTGTTTTAACTGATAAAGTA harbors:
- a CDS encoding Fur family transcriptional regulator, with translation MEISFRETNERMARFEKAISEAGVKKTIQRLEIFREIASSVDHPDVETVYERVRERLPTVSLDTVYRTMWMLLDLGLISTLGASRDRTRFDANMENHHHFVCSRCGLTRDFYSEELDGIKIPESVKDFGSINRAHLEVVGICKQCAAKPNPIAQKEDTS